The following are from one region of the Nicotiana tabacum cultivar K326 chromosome 3, ASM71507v2, whole genome shotgun sequence genome:
- the LOC107813585 gene encoding purine permease 21-like yields MLGRIFMQMLSLNPSFLGVQNIYKKWIEIFFNIVLVLSCQSAATLLGELYYKEGGKTTWLVSLLQNGGFPLLLPIYFLNKIPKKCTLISDDENNTSSAISIWKLLSVYVFLGTLLGGCCMLSAVGLLYLPVSTFSLINTTQLGFNTLFSFFLNSKKITTYIANSIFLLTISSILLVLQRDDSSSGHNKGGKHYIIGFICKLFASAGYALLLSFTERVFRNIIKKRTMKEVINLVIWQSFFATCVILIGLFASGGWKGLKTEMQEYKLGKLSYVMTLVWNALCWQVYTIVVLSLITKVSALFANVITALTIPLIPILAVIIFHEKMSGMKAVSMILAIWGFLSYAYQQYLDELKRKADMSKANEESEVSLVEQA; encoded by the coding sequence ATGTTAGGAAGAATATTCATGCAAATGCTTTCCCTCAATCCTTCATTTCTTGGcgtacaaaatatatataagaagTGGATTGAAATATTCTTCAATATAGTATTGGTCCTGAGTTGCCAATCCGCTGCTACACTCCTTGGCGAACTTTACTACAAAGAGGGTGGAAAAACCACATGGTTGGTTTCACTTTTGCAAAATGGGGGATTTCCATTACTTCTTCCCATTTATTTCCTGAATAAAATTCCTAAAAAATGTACTCTTATTAGTGATGACGAAAACAACACGAGCAGTGCTATATCTATTTGGAAGTTATTATCGGTATACGTCTTTCTTGGTACTCTATTGGGTGGATGTTGTATGTTGAGTGCTGTGGGCTTGTTATACCTCCCTGTTTCAACATTTTCCCTTATTAACACAACTCAATTGGGGTTCAACACCTTGTTCTCATTTTTCCTCAACTCTAAAAAAATAACTACCTATATAGCCAATTCTATATTCCTACTCACTATCTCATCAATTCTTCTTGTGTTGCAACGTGATGACTCCTCTTCAGGCCATAACAAAGGCGGTAAACATTATATAATAGGGTTTATATGTAAGCTATTTGCCTCAGCAGGTTATGCATTGTTGTTATCATTCACAGAGCGCGTGTTCAGGAACATCATAAAAAAACGAACAATGAAAGAAGTGATAAACTTAGTGATTTGGCAATCATTTTTCGCCACTTGTGTCATTCTCATTGGCCTTTTCGCGAGCGGAGGATGGAAAGGTCTTAAAACAGAGATGCAGGAATACAAGCTAGGGAAATTGTCCTATGTTATGACATTGGTATGGAATGCTTTGTGTTGGCAGGTTTATACAATTGTTGTTCTCAGCTTAATTACGAAGGTGTCTGCCCTATTTGCCAATGTCATTACTGCATTGACTATACCTCTTATTCCAATTCTTGCtgttattatattccatgaaaaGATGAGTGGGATGAAGGCTGTTTCCATGATTTTGGCCATTTGGGGATTTTTATCCTATGCTTATCAGCAATATCTTGATGAACTAAAGCGCAAAGCTGATATGTCAAAGGCCAATGAAGAATCTGAAGTTTCCCTTGTTGAACAAGCATAA
- the LOC107824636 gene encoding purine permease 21-like, with the protein MYTWMLNTTEEKEEDREDQQQQEQSNSSKQNNTAEEARPDHDSSSKRESSSQGNHHYVKGFVFTLIASAGFGLLLATTELMFRKFLKKNSLKENMDVIICQSFFATCLILIGLFASGEWRNLKAEMQDFELGEVSYVMILFWISSLGAPLIQILSVTIIFPDKMSGVKAISIVLAIWGFSSYAYQQYLDEQKHKAEFLNCNGASEELVGESGFTCKENSTVIN; encoded by the exons ATGTATACCTGGATGTTGAATACgacagaagaaaaggaagaagatagAGAAGATCAGCAGCAACAAGAACAGAGTAACAGCAGCAAACAAAATAACACAGCAGAAGAGGCTCGG CCTGATCATGACTCTTCAAGCAAAAGGGAATCGTCTTCTCAAGGGAACCATCATTATGTGAAGGGGTTTGTATTCACACTAATTGCTTCAGCTGGTTTTGGTTTACTATTAGCCACGACAGAACTCATGTTTAGAAAATTCCTAAAAAAGAATAGCTTGAAAGAAAACATGGATGTCATTATTTGTCAATCGTTTTTTGCCACGTGTCTCATCCTTATTGGACTATTCGCAAGTGGAGAGTGGAGGAATTTGAAAGCAGAGATGCAAGATTTCGAGCTTGGAGAAGTGTCATATGTCATGATATTATTTTGGATAA GTAGTTTGGGTGCGCCTCTAATTCAGATTCTATCTGTTACTATTATTTTCCCTGACAAGATGAGTGGGGTGAAAGCAATTTCTATTGTTTTGGCTATTTGGGGATTTTCTTCTTATGCCTATCAGCAGTACCTTGATGAGCAAAAGCACAAAGCTGAATTTTTAAATTGCAACGGAGCATCTGAAGAACTCGTTGGTGAAAGTGGTTTCACGTGCAAAGAAAATTCTACAGTTATTAATTAG
- the LOC107807887 gene encoding purine permease 21-like, with the protein MGSVAEKQLDITIQEEAEETKNMETPIVKAQSLNPKADKYKKWLEIGIHTFIVLASQSVATILGKLYYNKGGNSTWLSSLTQTVGFPILLIPMIFWTKRTPKEEEGPTLRHINDDTKSPSIMVLLSVYVFLGFLLGGGCVLYSIGLLYLPASTYSLISSSQLGFNVLFSLSMRLEKLTPFVSNSIFLLTISSILLALQPDDSSNKTESSSQGKRNYVIGFVCTLIASAGFGFLLATTELIFRKILKKNTLRDIMDVIICQSFFATCLILIGLLASGEYRNLKVEMQDFELGKLTYIMILLWISLCWQLYTYSLLGLIMKVSAVFANVISTLGTPLDPILAVIIFHDKMNGVKAISIVLAISGFSSYAYQQYLDEQKHKAELLNCNGTSEESLHESGVMCKDNSTEIN; encoded by the exons ATGGGAAGTGTTGCAGAAAAGCAGCTTGATATAACGA TccaagaagaagcagaagaaacgaaaaacatggagACACCAATTGTTAAAGCTCAATCATTGAATCCAAAGGCAGACAAATACAAGAAATGGCTCGAGATAGGCATCCATACCTTCATTGTCCTGGCTAGCCAATCAGTAGCTACAATACTTGGAAAGTTGTATTACAACAAAGGCGGAAACAGTACGTGGTTGTCTTCACTTACTCAAACTGTAGGTTTTCCCATTCTTCTAATTCCCATGATATTTTGGACAAAAAGAAcccctaaagaagaagaaggaccaACGTTAAGACACATTAACGATGACACAAAATCTCCTTCTATAATGGTCTTGTTATCAGTCTATGTTTTTCTTGGTTTTCTGCTTGGAGGAGGCTGTGTTTTGTATTCAATTGGTCTTTTATACCTCCCAGCCTCTACTTATTCtctaatttcctcaagtcaatTAGGTTTCAATGTCTTGTTCTCACTTTCCATGAGACTAGAAAAACTTACACCTTTTGTGTCCAATTCTATTTTTCTCCTAACCATTTCCTCTATTCTCTTGGCATTACAACCTGATGACTCTTCAAACAAAACGGAATCATCTTCTCAAGGGAAGCGAAATTACGTGATAGGGTTTGTATGCACATTAATTGCATCAGCTGGTTTTGGTTTCCTATTAGCCACAACAGAGCTAATTTTCAGAAAGATCCTAAAAAAGAATACATTGAGAGATATCATGGACGTCATCATTTGTCAATCATTTTTCGCGACGTGTCTCATTCTCATTGGCCTATTGGCAAGTGGAGAGTATAGGAACTTGAAAGTAGAGATGCAAGATTTCGAGCTTGGAAAATTGACCTATATCATGATATTATTGTGGATAAGTTTATGTTGGCAACTTTACACCTATAGTCTTCTTGGGTTGATTATGAAGGTATCTGCTGTATTTGCCAATGTGATTTCCACTTTGGGTACGCCTCTAGATCCAATCCTAGCTGTTATTATTTTTCATGACAAGATGAATGGGGTGAAAGCAATTTCTATTGTTTTGGCTATTTCGGGATTTTCTTCTTATGCTTATCAGCAGTATCTTGATGAGCAAAAACACAAAGCTGAACTTTTAAACTGCAATGGAACATCTGAAGAATCTCTACATGAAAGTGGTGTGATGTGCAAAGATAATTCTACAGAGATTAACTAG